From a single Mobula birostris isolate sMobBir1 chromosome 13, sMobBir1.hap1, whole genome shotgun sequence genomic region:
- the LOC140208598 gene encoding uncharacterized protein → MAHQQVHTRERPFTCSVCGKGFTLSSHLLTHQRVHTGKKPFTCSECGKRFTWSSDLQRHHRVHTGEKPFTCSVCGKRFTESSNLLVHQRVHTGEKPFTCSVCGKGFTQSSNLQSHQRVHTGEKPFTCSVCGKGFTLSSTLQSHQRVHTGEKPFTCSDCGKGFTRSSHLHSHQQVHTGEKPFTCSDCGKGFTQSSQLLAHRSVHTGEWPFTCSVCEKRFTHSSTLQRHQRVHTGEKPFTCSECGKRFTESSHLQSHQRVHTGEKPFTCSVCGKRFTWSSDLQIHQRVHTGEKPFTCSECGNRFARSSTLQRHQRIHTGEKPFTCSVCGKGFTHSSNLQSHQRVHTGEKPFTCSECGQGFTQSSKLLAHQRFHTGEWPLF, encoded by the coding sequence atggctcaccagcaagttcacaccagggagcggccgttcacctgttcagtctgtgggaaaggattcactttgtcatctcacctactgacacaccagcgagttcacactgggaagaagccattcacctgctcggaatgtgggaagagattcacttggtcatccgacctacagaggcaccatcgagttcacactggggagaagccgttcacttgctcagtctgtgggaagagattcactgagtcatccaacctactggtacatcagcgagttcacactggagagaagccgttcacctgctcagtctgcgggaagggattcactcagtcatccaacctacagagtcatcagcgagttcacactggggagaagccgttcacctgctcagtctgtgggaagggattcacactgtCATCCACcctgcagagtcatcagcgagttcacactggggagaagccgttcacctgctcagactgcgggaagggattcactcggtcatcccacctacacagtcatcagcaagttcacactggggaaaagccgttcacctgctcagattgtgggaaaggattcactcagtcatcccaactactggcacaccggtcagttcacactggggagtggccattcacctgctcagtctgtgagaagagattcactcactcttccaccctacagagacaccagcgagtccacactggagagaagccgttcacctgctcagaatgtgggaagagattcactgagtcatctcacctacagagtcatcagcgagttcacactggggagaagccattcacctgctcagtctgtgggaagagattcacttggtcatccgacctacagattcatcagcgagttcacactggggagaagccattcacctgctcagaatgtgggaacagATTCGCTCGATCATctaccctacagagacaccagcgaattcacactggggagaagccgttcacctgctcagtctgtgggaagggattcactcactcatctaacctacagagtcatcagcgagttcacactggggagaagccgttcacctgctcagaatgtgggcaaggattcactcagtcatccaagctactggcacaccagcgatttcacactggggagtggccattgttcTGA